One Treponema pectinovorum DNA segment encodes these proteins:
- a CDS encoding leucine-rich repeat domain-containing protein yields the protein MIKKISHACMCMALFVGLFAFIACSNSTSPSQSDPTPSTPENPSNPSTPSTPENPSNPSTPSTPENPSNPSTPSTPENPSTPSTPSTPDPNDPKTIIYGEYTGGNLMGIPVTLVLKANLVDIQNSYMPKKFSNIKFTDQGDGKWYIECYDTGAPQTNEELKASVLIDTNEDPFTALITIHGMSGSPQVTCEKTGGKLGLIIKGSLLKGYRGAQPTGVLTVPEGITDIAQEAFQNCTGLTEVKFPSTLKGIYGAAFSGCSGITELHFPENLTTIAAEAFYDCTGLKTLDFSKSTKLKIIENETFRGCSDIETLNLPTNLEVIGSSAFNDCTGISGKVQFPATLKEIGDSAFIKCKNITELDFSACTQLTKIANAAFNRCTGLTQVKLPASLTKIGNIFTGCTKLSSISIDSQNPELCSVDNIIYNKAKTELIFGAPSVPQANTIPSSVTKISKNAFINNQSLSSVQLPASLLDIEASAFDTCKKLQNIDFSMSTSLKTIGDYAFNMCEALTGEIVLPATLTTIGEAAFYGCKNITKIDLYSCAQIDQIGSNAFYGYTGQFKVKTGSGVKEKLTGAGVDATKIEEVL from the coding sequence ATGATTAAAAAAATTTCTCATGCATGTATGTGCATGGCTTTATTTGTTGGGCTATTTGCGTTTATCGCTTGTAGCAATAGCACGTCCCCATCGCAGTCGGATCCAACTCCGTCAACTCCGGAAAATCCGTCTAACCCAAGCACGCCATCGACTCCGGAAAATCCGTCTAACCCAAGCACGCCATCGACTCCGGAAAATCCGTCTAACCCAAGCACGCCATCGACTCCGGAAAATCCGTCTACACCAAGCACACCGTCAACCCCAGATCCAAACGATCCTAAAACTATAATATACGGGGAATATACCGGTGGTAACCTTATGGGTATCCCAGTAACTTTAGTCCTTAAGGCAAACCTTGTAGATATACAAAATTCATATATGCCTAAAAAGTTTTCCAATATAAAATTTACCGATCAAGGAGACGGCAAGTGGTATATAGAATGTTACGATACTGGAGCACCACAAACTAACGAAGAATTAAAAGCATCTGTACTTATCGACACAAACGAAGACCCTTTTACCGCTTTAATTACTATCCACGGTATGTCTGGTTCTCCTCAAGTAACCTGCGAAAAAACAGGTGGGAAACTCGGTTTAATAATAAAAGGTTCACTTCTTAAAGGATATAGAGGTGCTCAACCAACTGGCGTTTTAACAGTACCAGAAGGAATTACCGATATCGCTCAAGAAGCGTTCCAAAATTGTACAGGATTAACGGAAGTGAAATTCCCTTCAACTCTTAAAGGAATTTATGGCGCAGCATTTTCCGGTTGTTCTGGAATAACAGAATTGCACTTTCCAGAAAATCTTACAACAATTGCAGCGGAAGCCTTTTATGATTGTACAGGTTTAAAAACACTAGATTTTTCAAAAAGTACAAAACTTAAAATAATTGAAAATGAAACGTTTAGAGGTTGCTCAGATATCGAAACTCTAAATTTGCCAACAAACTTAGAAGTAATAGGTTCAAGTGCTTTTAATGATTGCACAGGTATATCAGGAAAGGTGCAGTTTCCTGCAACCCTTAAAGAAATTGGCGATTCAGCCTTTATTAAATGTAAAAATATAACAGAACTTGATTTTTCAGCATGCACACAGCTTACCAAAATCGCAAATGCTGCATTTAATCGCTGTACAGGATTGACACAAGTAAAACTTCCAGCAAGTCTTACAAAAATTGGAAATATCTTTACTGGCTGTACAAAACTTTCAAGTATTTCCATCGATTCGCAAAATCCTGAACTTTGTTCTGTAGACAATATTATTTACAACAAAGCAAAAACCGAATTGATTTTTGGTGCTCCTTCCGTTCCACAAGCAAATACAATTCCTTCAAGCGTTACAAAAATTAGCAAAAATGCTTTTATAAACAATCAATCATTGTCTTCTGTACAACTTCCTGCAAGTCTTCTTGATATTGAAGCAAGTGCTTTTGATACATGTAAAAAATTGCAAAACATAGATTTTTCTATGAGTACATCCCTTAAAACGATTGGCGACTATGCATTTAATATGTGCGAAGCATTGACAGGCGAGATAGTTTTACCAGCAACTCTTACAACAATTGGCGAGGCTGCTTTTTATGGTTGCAAAAATATAACAAAAATCGATTTGTATTCATGCGCACAAATTGATCAAATTGGATCTAATGCTTTTTACGGCTATACTGGACAATTCAAAGTAAAAACAGGAAGCGGTGTAAAAGAAAAATTAACTGGCGCAGGAGTTGACGCAACTAAAATAGAAGAAGTTCTATAA